In the Candidatus Poribacteria bacterium genome, one interval contains:
- a CDS encoding phosphate ABC transporter ATP-binding protein, with protein sequence MKTDSQNGSQNTAIIEVNDLKVRYGDSPALNGVSFDVYQNEILGIIGPAQSGKTTLLKVINRTLEFTPDTTVEGSVKLDGEDISTIGDVYGLRRRIGMVQPLPVGLPLSIYDNVAFAPRTSGVRAKSELDEIVERCLHQAALWEEVKDRLNTLGTKLSGGQQQRLTIARALSHQPDILCLDEFSIAVDPITTMRIEEVLKTLQTEMTILLVTNLVQQAKRLANRTAFFLNGDLIEIDTTDIIFSDNPSEQATYDYVNGTFG encoded by the coding sequence ATGAAAACAGATAGCCAGAATGGATCGCAAAACACCGCCATCATTGAGGTTAACGACCTGAAGGTGCGCTATGGAGACAGTCCCGCTCTGAACGGTGTCTCCTTTGATGTATACCAGAACGAGATCCTCGGTATCATCGGTCCCGCGCAATCCGGTAAAACAACACTCCTGAAAGTCATCAATAGAACACTGGAATTTACACCGGACACAACGGTAGAAGGATCCGTGAAACTGGATGGCGAAGATATTAGCACAATTGGCGATGTATACGGTTTGCGCCGACGTATTGGTATGGTTCAACCTTTACCGGTGGGTCTGCCGCTTTCCATCTATGATAACGTCGCTTTTGCGCCTCGGACATCAGGGGTTCGCGCAAAATCGGAATTAGACGAAATTGTTGAACGGTGTTTACACCAAGCCGCACTGTGGGAAGAGGTAAAGGATCGGTTGAACACGCTTGGCACGAAATTATCAGGTGGACAACAACAACGTCTGACGATCGCACGCGCCCTTTCACATCAACCGGACATTCTATGTCTCGACGAATTTTCAATTGCCGTCGATCCGATTACAACGATGCGCATTGAAGAGGTGCTGAAAACCCTACAAACAGAAATGACTATTTTGCTCGTTACGAATTTGGTCCAACAAGCGAAACGGCTGGCGAACCGCACCGCCTTTTTTCTTAACGGGGATCTCATCGAGATTGATACAACGGATATAATTTTCTCTGATAATCCATCAGAGCAAGCCACGTATGACTATGTGAACGGGACCTTTGGTTAA
- a CDS encoding ion transporter, translating to MNKEKLRAIIEGNIVSSIIQFLILASAVVFVLESDSEDPHASHFILLDSVFFGLFSIEYILRVNIEPRKRDFIFSFYGIIDLLAILPSLFLLPGFRVLRILRFLRIFRIFKATRFILAVDRLTEALNEIRRELLALVILSLMLVYLAACGIHYFERVEQPEEFGSILDSMWWAIVTLTTVGYGDVYPITPGGKIFTALVTLVGVGLIAIPSGLLASVLTEARVERKKEESEEDVENESTEGIDNRHENR from the coding sequence ATGAACAAAGAGAAATTACGAGCAATCATCGAAGGAAATATTGTCAGTAGCATCATTCAGTTCCTGATTCTTGCGTCCGCTGTTGTCTTTGTACTCGAATCTGATAGTGAGGACCCACATGCGTCTCACTTCATTTTGTTGGACTCGGTATTTTTTGGACTATTTTCGATCGAATATATTCTGCGAGTTAACATTGAACCCAGAAAACGGGATTTCATTTTCAGTTTCTACGGCATAATAGACCTGCTCGCTATTCTACCGTCTCTGTTTCTTCTGCCTGGGTTCCGCGTTCTTCGGATACTACGATTCCTGCGAATTTTCAGGATTTTCAAAGCGACGCGATTTATCCTGGCAGTAGATCGTCTCACCGAGGCATTGAATGAAATCCGACGTGAACTCTTAGCACTGGTCATTCTGTCATTGATGTTAGTCTATCTCGCGGCGTGTGGTATCCACTATTTTGAGAGAGTCGAGCAACCCGAAGAATTCGGTTCCATTCTCGATTCCATGTGGTGGGCTATCGTGACCCTCACAACAGTCGGTTACGGAGATGTCTATCCGATAACACCGGGTGGAAAAATTTTCACGGCTCTCGTTACGCTTGTGGGGGTAGGGTTGATAGCAATTCCGTCTGGATTGTTAGCCTCCGTTTTGACGGAAGCACGGGTGGAACGGAAAAAAGAAGAAAGTGAAGAAGACGTGGAAAATGAATCCACGGAAGGCATTGACAATAGGCATGAAAACAGATAG
- the pstA gene encoding phosphate ABC transporter permease PstA: protein MFTETEISKQKRWTENVMRIFFLVMTSLMILPLLLIVGYLFYKALPVLSLEFLFTNPKDNMRAGGLWAPFLGTIYLVVVSLLVSAPIGVFAAVYLNEYARESWFTRITNLAVVNLAGVPSIVHALFGVGAFVLFAGLGESILAASLTLAIMTLPVIIASTTEALKAVPMSFREACWNLGATRWQTIRRIVIPNSISGILTGVILQVSRAAGETAPIMFTGAVFYKAIAEGNLFAYNITEQCMALSLHLFTISTQVPDVTEGIPYGTAVVLVGSVLLVNAASIVVRVYLRTRKKW, encoded by the coding sequence ATGTTTACAGAAACAGAAATAAGCAAACAAAAGCGGTGGACAGAGAATGTGATGCGAATCTTCTTCCTTGTGATGACAAGCCTGATGATTCTTCCGCTCCTTCTCATCGTAGGCTATCTTTTTTACAAGGCACTCCCGGTTCTCTCTTTGGAATTCCTATTTACGAATCCAAAGGACAACATGCGTGCTGGGGGACTCTGGGCACCCTTTTTAGGCACAATCTATTTGGTGGTAGTATCCTTATTAGTGTCGGCACCGATTGGTGTATTCGCTGCAGTGTATCTCAATGAGTATGCTCGAGAGAGTTGGTTCACGCGTATTACGAATTTAGCGGTTGTAAACCTTGCCGGTGTACCGAGCATCGTCCACGCGCTGTTCGGTGTTGGTGCGTTTGTGCTCTTCGCAGGTTTAGGCGAATCCATCTTAGCAGCGTCACTCACGTTAGCAATCATGACGCTGCCGGTTATTATCGCCAGCACGACGGAAGCCCTCAAAGCCGTTCCGATGTCCTTCCGGGAGGCATGTTGGAACCTTGGTGCGACGCGTTGGCAAACGATTCGTCGTATTGTTATCCCTAACTCCATCAGCGGCATTTTGACGGGGGTTATATTACAGGTATCGCGGGCAGCCGGCGAAACGGCACCGATTATGTTCACGGGTGCGGTTTTCTATAAAGCTATTGCGGAAGGAAACCTTTTCGCCTATAATATAACAGAACAGTGTATGGCACTCTCGCTACACCTCTTTACGATTTCAACACAGGTTCCGGACGTTACGGAGGGTATTCCTTACGGGACTGCAGTTGTCCTTGTCGGCAGTGTCTTACTCGTCAATGCAGCATCAATTGTGGTAAGGGTGTATCTCCGAACTCGGAAAAAGTGGTAA
- the pstC gene encoding phosphate ABC transporter permease subunit PstC: MNILRKKSAANLPFSETAIELFIRLCGISCIIFVFGIFFFVFREGAGFLFGGLDLGQFLTSVEWQPTSLNNKRYGAFALIVGTFSVTLLAMCIAVPFGLGAAIFVSEFCSPKLKETFKIVIELLAAIPSVVWGFIGLTLMNQLIITVFNAPIGLTMLNGSIMLALMSVPIIVSIAEDALKAVPDSYREAAEALGATRWQVVYRVLLPAAKNGLLAAVLLGAARSIGETMAVLMATGHSVNIPSGPLSWIRTLTATIAAELGEVARGDEHYQVLFIIGILLFTITFVVNLIADLVIKGIRQES, from the coding sequence ATGAATATCCTACGCAAAAAAAGCGCGGCGAACTTGCCATTTTCCGAAACAGCGATTGAATTGTTTATCCGTCTGTGTGGTATCAGTTGCATTATCTTTGTATTCGGGATCTTCTTCTTTGTATTTCGGGAAGGCGCAGGTTTCCTTTTCGGCGGTTTAGATTTAGGACAATTTCTGACAAGCGTAGAGTGGCAGCCGACCTCATTGAACAACAAAAGGTATGGCGCGTTTGCGCTGATTGTCGGGACATTCAGCGTCACCCTTTTAGCCATGTGTATCGCTGTTCCATTTGGACTTGGTGCGGCAATCTTTGTATCGGAGTTCTGTAGCCCGAAACTGAAAGAAACATTTAAGATCGTCATTGAGTTGCTCGCCGCTATCCCGTCCGTTGTGTGGGGTTTCATCGGATTGACGCTGATGAATCAATTGATTATCACAGTGTTCAACGCGCCCATCGGTTTAACGATGTTGAACGGTAGTATCATGCTGGCATTGATGAGTGTTCCGATTATCGTGTCTATCGCGGAAGACGCGTTAAAAGCCGTCCCGGATTCCTATCGTGAAGCAGCGGAGGCACTCGGTGCGACTCGGTGGCAGGTAGTTTATCGTGTGCTTTTACCCGCTGCCAAAAACGGACTCCTTGCAGCGGTGCTACTCGGTGCTGCACGCTCTATCGGTGAAACAATGGCTGTGCTTATGGCGACGGGACACTCCGTTAACATTCCATCAGGCCCACTCTCCTGGATTCGCACGCTCACGGCAACGATCGCCGCTGAATTGGGGGAAGTCGCAAGAGGCGATGAACACTATCAAGTCCTCTTCATCATTGGTATTCTGCTTTTCACCATTACCTTTGTGGTGAACCTCATCGCTGATTTGGTGATTAAAGGTATCCGCCAGGAGTCATGA
- a CDS encoding phosphate ABC transporter substrate-binding protein produces MHINGQFGFTTTCLLIVLVCCFVMNGCSPKDDTSAAKTEGTQFTIKNKGSDTMVNLAQAWAEKYTGISTTASVEVSGGGSGTGVAALINGTVDIANCSRQIKPKELEQASQNTGKVPQEFIVGYDALAVYVHQDTPLDKIAITQLAEIYGENGTITKWSDLGISHSDCPSDKIIRISRQSNSGTYFYFREALLGTGRDFRIGSLDLHGSKDVVEVVGRTPCAIGYSGMGYATSHVKMLEVAADPDSPYYPPNLENVLAKTYPIARPLYMYSLGEATGEVKLYLDWILSAEGQAIVEKLGFVPLESKQ; encoded by the coding sequence ATGCATATAAACGGTCAGTTCGGTTTCACGACTACATGTCTTCTCATCGTTCTGGTATGTTGCTTCGTCATGAACGGTTGTTCACCGAAAGACGATACAAGTGCTGCAAAGACAGAGGGCACACAATTCACCATCAAAAATAAAGGTTCAGATACGATGGTGAACTTGGCACAGGCATGGGCTGAAAAGTATACGGGTATCAGCACCACTGCATCGGTGGAGGTGTCAGGCGGTGGCTCCGGGACAGGTGTCGCAGCACTCATCAATGGCACGGTAGATATTGCGAACTGTAGTCGCCAGATTAAGCCGAAAGAACTGGAACAGGCGTCGCAAAACACCGGTAAAGTTCCTCAAGAATTTATCGTCGGTTACGATGCCCTTGCGGTCTATGTCCATCAGGACACACCCCTCGATAAAATTGCGATCACCCAACTCGCAGAAATTTATGGTGAAAACGGCACAATCACCAAGTGGAGTGATCTCGGTATATCACATAGCGACTGTCCAAGTGACAAGATTATCCGTATCAGTCGTCAATCTAATTCGGGCACCTATTTCTATTTTCGAGAAGCACTGCTCGGCACAGGCCGTGATTTCCGCATAGGTTCGCTGGATCTACATGGTTCTAAAGATGTCGTAGAAGTTGTCGGAAGGACGCCGTGTGCGATCGGTTACAGTGGAATGGGATATGCCACCTCACATGTAAAAATGTTAGAGGTTGCCGCTGATCCCGATTCGCCTTACTATCCCCCAAATCTGGAAAATGTCCTCGCTAAAACCTACCCTATCGCGCGTCCATTATACATGTATTCCCTCGGTGAAGCTACAGGAGAAGTGAAACTATACCTCGATTGGATTTTGTCAGCAGAGGGGCAAGCGATCGTTGAGAAACTCGGCTTCGTTCCGTTAGAAAGCAAGCAATAA
- a CDS encoding carboxypeptidase M32 translates to MQSKFQQLKTHLLEANDISSAAGLLYWDQTTYMPPGGAAARARQSATLRRLAHEKFTDPEIGGLLDTLEPYKKSLAYDSDEASLLRVTRRNYERATKIPAAFMAEVTNHTSESYQVWTEARPANDFERVRPYLEKTLDYSRQAADFFPGYEHIADPSIESSDYGMKATDVSRVFAELRQELVPIASAITSQALPDDSCLHQNFPEEKQLAFGLQVAQQFGYDLNRGRQDKTHHPFMTKFSLGDVRITTRTKDNFLGDALFSTLHETGHALYEQGIRMDLEGTPLAGGTSSGVHESQSRLWENIVGRSRGFWQHFYPQLQSVFPEQLGSVSLGTFHRAINKVERSLIRTNADEVTYNLHVMLRFDFELALLEGELEIRDLPDAWLERFAADFGIVPPDDKDGVLQDVHWYYGLIGGSFQGYTLGNILGAQFFSAACEAHAEIPSEIEKGEFGTLHDWLKENLYQHGSKYTAPEIIQRATGGPLSIKPYIAYLRTKYGDLYDL, encoded by the coding sequence GTGCAGTCCAAATTCCAACAACTCAAAACCCATCTACTTGAAGCAAATGATATATCGTCCGCTGCCGGACTCCTCTACTGGGATCAAACCACCTATATGCCGCCCGGTGGTGCCGCTGCTCGGGCACGTCAAAGTGCGACACTTCGCCGATTAGCACACGAGAAATTTACCGATCCGGAAATAGGTGGGTTGCTTGATACACTCGAACCGTATAAAAAAAGTCTCGCTTACGATTCCGATGAAGCCAGCCTTCTGCGTGTAACGCGTAGAAACTACGAGCGGGCTACAAAAATCCCTGCTGCATTCATGGCTGAGGTAACCAACCACACATCAGAATCTTATCAGGTGTGGACTGAAGCACGTCCAGCGAATGACTTTGAACGCGTTCGTCCGTATCTCGAAAAAACATTGGACTACAGCCGACAGGCGGCAGACTTCTTTCCGGGTTATGAACATATCGCGGATCCATCCATTGAGTCCAGCGATTACGGGATGAAGGCTACCGATGTGAGTCGCGTCTTTGCGGAATTACGTCAGGAGCTCGTGCCAATTGCTTCTGCGATTACATCGCAAGCACTTCCTGACGATTCGTGTTTACACCAAAACTTTCCCGAGGAGAAGCAGCTCGCATTTGGTTTACAGGTCGCCCAACAGTTCGGTTACGACTTGAATCGAGGACGGCAAGATAAAACACACCATCCATTTATGACAAAGTTCTCACTCGGTGATGTCAGGATCACAACCCGCACAAAAGATAATTTCCTTGGCGACGCACTCTTCAGCACGCTACATGAAACTGGGCATGCACTGTATGAACAGGGGATTCGTATGGATTTAGAAGGAACGCCACTTGCCGGTGGAACTTCATCGGGTGTGCATGAGAGTCAGTCGAGGCTTTGGGAAAATATCGTGGGACGCAGCCGCGGGTTTTGGCAGCACTTCTATCCGCAGCTCCAAAGCGTTTTTCCTGAGCAACTCGGTTCGGTTTCCTTAGGGACGTTTCACCGCGCAATCAATAAGGTAGAGCGTTCCCTCATTCGCACAAATGCGGATGAAGTTACCTACAACCTACACGTCATGTTGCGTTTTGATTTCGAGTTGGCACTCTTGGAAGGTGAATTGGAGATTCGAGATTTGCCGGATGCATGGCTTGAGCGGTTTGCAGCCGATTTCGGTATCGTCCCCCCTGATGATAAAGATGGGGTTTTGCAAGATGTCCATTGGTATTATGGGTTGATTGGCGGTTCGTTTCAAGGTTACACATTGGGCAATATCTTGGGCGCACAATTCTTCTCAGCTGCATGCGAAGCACACGCTGAAATTCCATCTGAAATTGAAAAAGGCGAGTTCGGTACACTCCACGATTGGTTAAAGGAAAATCTTTACCAACACGGATCGAAATATACGGCACCGGAAATTATCCAGCGTGCAACCGGAGGTCCTCTGTCCATTAAACCTTATATAGCCTACCTCCGGACGAAATATGGTGACTTGTATGACTTGTAG
- a CDS encoding nucleoside hydrolase has translation MQRILIDTDPGVDDALAILLAMLSPELHIEALTTVCGNVPVTQGTENLLRILGVLTLEEYPRIAEGEAQPLVKPLVTAAHVHGDDGLGNISELRKADGSPLYPPADANISSTSGIDLILETVTRYPDELTLVALGPLTNIAKAIRKDSAKMQRLQKIVVMGGAFEEYGNVTTTAEFNIFVDPHAAHEVFHFDVPIHIVPLDATHQLILTGERLHAETDKRPNRISQFLKDATHSCMEFYRQHVGFWGFHIHDALPIGTLTHPDYFQSVPAHVQVETEGTLTSGMTVAYLRHERRHPNPNAEVYIKVAAEAFLDHFFERLQ, from the coding sequence ATGCAACGCATTCTTATAGACACGGATCCGGGTGTAGACGATGCACTCGCGATTCTCCTTGCAATGCTTTCACCCGAATTACACATAGAAGCACTAACAACCGTTTGTGGAAATGTCCCCGTGACACAGGGAACAGAGAACCTGTTAAGAATCCTTGGAGTTCTCACTTTAGAGGAATACCCACGTATCGCCGAAGGCGAAGCACAACCGCTCGTAAAACCTCTCGTAACAGCTGCCCACGTCCACGGTGATGATGGCTTAGGAAATATCAGCGAACTCCGAAAAGCAGATGGTAGTCCGTTGTATCCTCCTGCAGACGCAAACATCTCATCCACTTCAGGGATCGATCTCATCCTTGAAACGGTAACACGCTATCCAGATGAACTCACGCTCGTCGCCCTCGGTCCGCTGACAAATATCGCCAAGGCAATTCGCAAAGATTCAGCGAAGATGCAACGGCTGCAGAAAATTGTTGTGATGGGTGGTGCGTTTGAGGAATACGGTAATGTCACAACGACTGCTGAATTTAATATCTTTGTCGATCCGCATGCGGCGCACGAAGTCTTCCACTTCGATGTACCTATTCACATTGTCCCTCTCGATGCAACACACCAACTCATCTTAACCGGCGAACGATTACACGCCGAAACCGATAAACGCCCGAACAGAATTTCTCAATTCCTTAAGGATGCGACACACTCCTGCATGGAATTTTACCGTCAGCACGTTGGATTCTGGGGGTTTCACATCCACGATGCGCTCCCGATTGGCACGCTTACACACCCAGATTATTTTCAAAGCGTTCCGGCACATGTGCAAGTGGAAACCGAAGGCACTTTGACAAGCGGTATGACAGTCGCCTACCTACGGCACGAACGCCGACATCCGAATCCAAATGCAGAGGTCTACATTAAAGTAGCGGCGGAGGCGTTTCTGGATCACTTTTTCGAGCGACTTCAGTGA
- a CDS encoding DUF481 domain-containing protein codes for MPNTHTQNPKRVYHYKQGIGICFVSLLFCCSPLMAQVNIFTGETMRQMRLESGLYNSIALDLTYRSGNTDFLTTRTRFRSDYLTESYHGFVFGSLQQGRKSGEFFINKGMAHARIIRNLTPHVLFESFVQKQFNDSILLNDRNLVGGGVRFASRPRDSKFNLYLGIGAMWEHERINDKNRGVMTTRVVRSTNYINWTGQLDERVTTSATGYYQVYVRRFQDYRILFEGSITFPLTTKLSFPLRMNFRYDSEPPTGIRKHDVEIFNGLRYTF; via the coding sequence ATGCCTAACACCCACACGCAAAACCCTAAACGTGTCTACCACTACAAACAAGGTATCGGTATCTGTTTTGTCTCACTTCTTTTCTGCTGTTCACCACTTATGGCACAGGTGAATATCTTTACCGGTGAAACGATGCGCCAGATGCGATTGGAATCCGGTCTGTATAACAGTATTGCACTGGATTTAACCTATCGTTCTGGCAATACAGATTTCCTTACAACTCGGACTCGATTTCGCTCAGATTATCTCACAGAATCCTATCACGGTTTCGTTTTCGGAAGTCTTCAGCAAGGCAGAAAGAGTGGCGAATTTTTTATCAATAAAGGTATGGCACACGCTCGAATTATCCGAAATTTGACCCCGCATGTCCTTTTTGAATCCTTTGTTCAGAAGCAATTCAACGACTCGATTCTACTAAATGATCGGAATTTGGTAGGCGGTGGTGTCCGGTTCGCATCGCGTCCGCGTGATTCCAAATTTAATCTCTATCTCGGCATCGGTGCGATGTGGGAACACGAGCGCATTAATGACAAAAATCGCGGCGTGATGACGACCCGTGTCGTTCGATCCACAAATTACATCAATTGGACTGGGCAACTCGATGAACGCGTCACGACGAGTGCGACAGGATACTATCAGGTCTATGTCCGACGTTTTCAAGATTATCGCATCCTTTTTGAAGGGAGCATTACGTTCCCATTGACGACAAAATTATCTTTTCCACTCCGAATGAATTTCCGATACGATAGCGAACCGCCTACCGGAATCCGAAAACATGATGTGGAAATTTTTAACGGATTAAGGTATACTTTTTAA
- the yccX gene encoding acylphosphatase, with protein sequence MQLYVLITGRVQGVGFRNFTQLNAKQLGINGYAKNLPNGKVEVVAEGDKSQLDALIALLKEGPRYARVDALEIDERPFTGDYETFGVRY encoded by the coding sequence ATGCAACTGTATGTGCTAATCACTGGCAGGGTGCAAGGCGTAGGGTTCCGCAATTTCACACAACTTAATGCTAAGCAGCTTGGTATTAATGGCTATGCTAAGAATCTACCAAACGGTAAGGTAGAGGTTGTCGCAGAGGGTGATAAGTCGCAGTTGGATGCATTAATCGCTTTGCTAAAGGAGGGACCGCGCTATGCAAGAGTTGATGCGCTTGAGATTGACGAACGTCCCTTCACAGGCGACTATGAGACTTTCGGCGTTCGGTATTAA
- a CDS encoding nucleotidyltransferase family protein, whose product MTQAPPAFVSGILLAAGLSTRMGEPKQLLPFGESTIVETVVDSMLGAKFDEVIVVVGHYATQIQEQLTSRPVKIVFNPDYQEGMLTSAQAGIRALKESNAFSLMLVDQPFITAALIDRVIDAYVRTDKKIALPSYNYKRGHPVIFHREYADDILDLEVESGGVRTLFKRYADDIHYVTVDTDRVLRDIDYREDYERALQEK is encoded by the coding sequence ATGACGCAGGCACCACCCGCTTTTGTATCGGGCATACTCCTCGCAGCAGGACTCTCCACTCGGATGGGGGAACCGAAGCAGCTACTCCCTTTCGGGGAGAGCACTATTGTTGAGACCGTAGTGGACAGTATGCTTGGTGCCAAGTTTGATGAGGTTATCGTTGTTGTGGGGCATTACGCAACGCAGATTCAAGAACAACTAACGTCGCGTCCCGTCAAAATTGTTTTCAACCCTGACTATCAGGAGGGTATGTTGACTTCGGCACAGGCGGGTATACGGGCGCTGAAGGAAAGTAATGCATTTTCGCTTATGTTGGTCGACCAGCCTTTCATCACCGCCGCGTTAATAGATCGGGTTATTGATGCCTATGTCCGAACGGACAAAAAGATTGCACTACCGAGTTATAATTATAAACGGGGGCATCCAGTTATCTTCCATCGCGAGTATGCCGACGATATTCTTGACTTAGAAGTGGAGAGTGGCGGCGTGCGGACGCTCTTCAAAAGATATGCCGACGATATTCATTATGTTACAGTCGATACAGACCGGGTACTACGGGATATAGATTATCGCGAAGATTATGAACGCGCCCTGCAGGAAAAGTGA
- a CDS encoding Uma2 family endonuclease produces the protein MYVPIPTTMTLAEFLENDVPGYEYAKGELIPISPATRRHGRISVSIIRYLDPYVYENELGEVYTAETIFQVGERVMKPDVAFVSTDRLDVDEDKSFPIPPDLAIEVVSPTDVHYRIVRKAFDYLEAGTRRVWVLDPVAKTVTVYRSKSDIALLTSEATLTGEDVVPGFTCPVEKLFE, from the coding sequence ATGTACGTGCCGATACCTACCACGATGACATTAGCGGAATTTCTTGAGAATGATGTCCCAGGATATGAATACGCCAAAGGAGAATTAATACCGATTTCCCCAGCGACGAGAAGACATGGTAGGATTAGTGTCAGCATCATTAGGTATTTGGATCCCTATGTCTACGAGAATGAGTTGGGGGAAGTCTATACAGCAGAGACGATATTCCAGGTTGGGGAACGTGTGATGAAACCAGACGTTGCGTTCGTTTCAACTGATCGCTTGGATGTTGACGAAGACAAGTCGTTTCCGATACCACCTGATTTAGCGATTGAAGTGGTCTCTCCGACGGATGTTCACTACCGTATCGTCCGCAAGGCATTTGACTATCTGGAGGCAGGGACCCGCCGCGTCTGGGTGCTTGATCCTGTCGCCAAAACGGTGACGGTCTATCGTTCTAAAAGCGACATTGCGCTACTTACATCCGAAGCCACGTTAACCGGTGAGGATGTCGTGCCGGGGTTTACCTGTCCCGTGGAAAAGTTGTTTGAATAA
- a CDS encoding MoxR family ATPase: MFKSIENVQVTCEKHDYIADSGLATTLYLAHHLKKPIFLEGEPGVGKTEVAKVLADSTGAKLIRLQCYEGLDANSALYEWNYTRQILQLRIDEARGREKENIGTDLFSEAFLLKRPLLEAIQSDGDEPPVLLIDEVDRSDSEFEAFLLEILSDFQITIPEIGTIQAKHIPYVVLTSNRTREVHEALKRRCLYQWIDYPTVEKELAIVQTKLPQIDEHLAQQLCGMMQLWRQGDYYKKPGVAETLDWALALMALGKAQLDADVVAETLGCVFKYQDDIQRAQTLDLSELGSSDEPK, encoded by the coding sequence GTGTTTAAATCCATCGAAAACGTTCAAGTAACATGTGAAAAACATGACTATATCGCTGATAGTGGTTTAGCAACGACCCTCTATCTCGCCCATCATCTCAAAAAACCTATCTTTCTCGAAGGCGAACCCGGTGTCGGTAAGACTGAAGTCGCTAAAGTGCTCGCGGATTCAACAGGCGCGAAACTCATTCGGTTGCAGTGTTATGAAGGTTTGGATGCGAACAGTGCCTTGTATGAATGGAACTATACACGGCAAATTTTGCAACTTCGCATTGATGAGGCACGCGGACGAGAAAAAGAAAACATCGGGACGGATCTCTTCAGCGAAGCGTTTCTATTGAAACGTCCTTTGCTCGAGGCTATCCAGAGCGATGGTGATGAGCCACCCGTCCTACTCATTGACGAAGTAGACCGGAGCGACAGTGAATTTGAGGCGTTTCTACTTGAGATTTTGTCCGACTTCCAAATTACTATCCCCGAAATCGGGACAATTCAAGCGAAACACATTCCCTATGTTGTGCTTACCTCAAACCGGACGCGGGAGGTCCACGAAGCACTCAAACGCCGGTGTCTCTATCAGTGGATCGATTATCCGACTGTGGAGAAGGAGTTAGCAATCGTTCAAACGAAACTACCACAGATTGATGAACACCTTGCACAGCAGTTGTGTGGGATGATGCAACTCTGGCGGCAAGGGGATTACTATAAGAAACCCGGTGTTGCGGAGACCTTGGATTGGGCTTTGGCGCTCATGGCACTCGGTAAAGCGCAGTTGGATGCGGATGTCGTTGCGGAGACGCTCGGATGTGTCTTCAAATATCAGGACGATATTCAACGCGCACAAACCTTAGACTTATCTGAATTAGGATCTTCGGATGAACCAAAGTAA